A portion of the Jaculus jaculus isolate mJacJac1 chromosome 5, mJacJac1.mat.Y.cur, whole genome shotgun sequence genome contains these proteins:
- the LOC123460954 gene encoding olfactory receptor 2A12-like — translation MQGLGKENHSLVSEFILLGFSSESQIRVALFIFFLLLYLVTLLGNGLIVTLIYLDSQLHTPMYFFLSVLSLVDMSYVTTTVPQMLVNMVCPRRTISWGACVAQMFIFLVLGIAECVLYAIMAYDRYVAICFPLHYSLLMSRLICIKMVTVCWSISIMGALVYTVFTMRLPYCGPYQINHFFCEVPAVLKLACADTSFNDRLDFILGFILLLVPLTLILASYARIFISILRIRSSQGRLKSFSTCASHITVVTMFYGPAMIMYMRPGSWYDPERDKKLALFYNVVSAFLNPIIYSLRNKDVKGAFLKVLGDRAMAQ, via the coding sequence AGAGTGGCTCTGTTCATCTTCTTTCTCCTGCTTTACCTTGTCACCCTCCTGGGCAATGGTCTCATCGTCACCCTGATCTACCTAGACTCCCAGCTCCACACACCCATGTACTTCTTTCTCAGTGTTCTCTCTCTGGTGGACATGAGCTATGTTACCACCACTGTGCCCCAGATGTTGGTTAACATGGTGTGTCCGAGAAGGACCATCTCCTGGGGTGCTTGTGTAGCCCAGATGTTCATCTTCCTGGTCCTGGGCATTGCTGAGTGTGTTCTCTATGCCATTATGGCCTATGACAGATACGTTGCTATCTGCTTTCCCCTTCACTATTCCCTGCTCATGAGCCGCCTCATTTGTATCAAGATGGTCACTGTCTGTTGGTCTATCAGCATCATGGGGGCTCTGGTCTACACTGTCTTCACCATGCGTCTGCCTTACTGTGGTCCCTATCAGATAAACCACTTCTTCTGTGAGGTCCCTGCTGTCCTGAAGTTGGCCTGTGCAGATACCTCCTTCAATGACCGCCTGGACTTCATCCTGGGTTTCATCCTGCTTTTGGTCCCACTCACCCTCATCCTGGCCTCCTATGCCCGCATCTTCATCTCCATCTTAAGAATCCGCTCATCCCAGGGAAGGCTCAAgtccttctccacatgtgcctccCACATCACTGTGGTCACCATGTTCTATGGGCCAGCCATGATCATGTATATGAGGCCTGGCTCTTGGTATGACCCAGAGCGAGACAAGAAGCTGGCTCTGTTCTACAATGTCGTCTCTGCCTTCCTCAACCCCATTATCTACAGCCTCCGGAACAAGGATGTGAAGGGGGCCTTTCTGAAAGTCCTGGGAGACAGAGCGATGGCTCAATGA